In the Necator americanus strain Aroian chromosome X, whole genome shotgun sequence genome, AAGGGCATAGTTCTTCGTGTATAACCTTACCACCTTGGATAAAAGTTATCAGATTTCGTAAAGTCGTTGCATTATATTGCCCCGAGTGGTCGGATTCATATTTGGTGTGAAGAATGTTGGCGTATACAAAAAGTGATTCGTATAGTTCGAGCGTTTGTAGGAGGTTTGCCTGAAACTAATCCAAGCTGGAACTTCTGAGATATCTGTTCTTCTGTACGTTCTGACTCAAGCAAAAATACAGATCATTTAAGTCCATTCCATtcttagagttttttttttttcattctaagCAAACAAACCGAGCTTCCAACATTATTCTGGTAAACGAATTGCTGCACACGCGATTTGTCGAAAGCATCATTTTCGAGCTGAAATGCCAACATGAGCACTGAGGGAATTAGTGGAGCGGTCTGCAAAACCCTATCTACCACGTATGTCCTGTTGAAGAGGGTTAGCATTGTCGGATTGCCTTCCCACGGGTACAGTCCACGGTCTATCTAAAATAAAGGTATTGCTGAGTATGGCTAAAATAAGTGCCCTAAACAGTAAATTCGAGATTCTAAATTGGAGTCGGACGCGTTGGCACGTCCCAAAGAGATTGTTGAACTCCATGCAATTAACTTTTATCAGTGAACTTTACAAGCGTCAACAATGTATGGTCTTAAATCACTAGGGGTTAACACTACTCGCTACTTTTCAGATTCAAAGCTCTTAATTCGTAACGAGAGCAATTGCATTTACAAAGAAGAGATGACCAATAAATTGATAGTACGAAACTCAGTGCTGACTAacatctgttttctttctacgGTTATTCTTCCCTGAACCAAGAGAATTGTTCAGCGTCCTTCGGCCATTTATTTTGCAACGGCTCTTCCTATATAACCCAtatcacctgtatcacctgtgctcccgttgttcttcgatttgctcgagcgggcaccagtaatacttccatttgtcccgatcgcgcgcaagtgttgcccagtggcatctcttctcgcgaggGACTCGAATAGcgtcatacttttctttgaagaacttcGTAAAGAGTAGAGACTTCTGACCATCGGATCGACGGTCTTCCTACTacggtgcgtttgatgtcgcgtggtatccaaTCGATTACGGCAATGGTCGGTCTAACGACTGTCATTGAAACCGATcgcccacctaattttgctttcctaggcatatgcggcagcgtctctcatcttcgatcggtgacgtagaagtgaacttcgaatctctTCTTTCGCCTGCGTAAAGCGGGTTACTCCTAGTATCACCTTTTCAATTCCGCGTTCcatgacgctgatcgcatttccctcctgcttgcgaaacgcccatgtttctgaagcgtagatcaaagcaggaagaacggtggtgttgaataggtgagcatgGAGCCAAATGTTCCTGGTTTTTTCACTaaatcctcgatgctcttgattgctccccaagccgctcgtttccatCTGCGcagaggtcaggtcgttcatcatgttgatttctCGACCTAGATATGCATAGCTGGAGCATCCAGAAATATTCGTACCGTTGAGCGTGaggggcatcagaaacccgCCCGTTCCTCgtaaacatcgtcttgtctaggttcagctgaaAACCGATCTTtctacacgtttcatcaaatttggCCAGCATCTGTTTCCCCTGATCgatgcttgatgttataaGAAGGAtttcatcagcgaaacgaagatggtgtaaatggCGTCAAATTTCAGTCCCATTttatcccattccaatcctcgcatcgcgttctcgagagtggcactgaatattttgggtgaaattgtgtcatcCTGACGAActccccctcttcacgtcgactatgacatcattgtagaatggggAAGTTTTGGTCGTAaagttgctatacaactcacgAAGCATCTTTACGCATGGAGTAGGgatgccttggttgtccaatgCCTCCATGAGCGCTTCGATCTCTACTGTATCAAAGTgtttcttcaaatcgatgaaagtgagataCAGCGGCATCTCGTACCCTCGCGACAcctctatgagttttgaaaccgtgtgtatgtggtcaatcgtaccGAGCCCTTTTCGAAATCcagcttgctcgcatggctgtccttcttgaaattttctttctatcctgtttaggattacttttgtgaagagcttgtagatgatagacagtaagcagattgggtgATTATTGCCGATGTCGTGTGGGTCTCCTTCTCCTACAACAGCACGGTCTTGCTTGTTTTCCATGGTTTCGGAACTTGGCATTCCGATAGATAACAAGTGAAGGGCCTCCCCAGGatgttgatgaggactggcggtaggtacttcagatgttcaggcttgattctgtcgggaccgggtgaagtacgattcttcaccgacaCGAAGGCATGTCGGAATTCGGAAGGGAGGACCTTTGGattgacatgtccatcttccctcagatggtgaggaggcaagtggacgtggctgtcgaagagatctgagtagaagtcgggaatgaccttttccatcccccttctcgatgctgtagttgttccatctgtggtccggagagcagtcgTTATTCttttacgattggcgaagttccgACGGGCGTAGTGAATGCTctgtcccgcctctgcagcttcagccaacacttctgctcttttctctttgaggtcttcctttatcgcctctctgcaaagcatTGCGaactcggacgtgagttcttggttgcctgccgcttgtgcagctccacgctgagATATCAGCTTTAGAGTTCTCGGaaacaggcgtctcttggtggttttgaaagtCTTCCCTTTCCTCGTATAGttgtgaagatgttctacaagtCGTTCatgtcgtcgatgttgtccatgacgTTCTCAAAAGCCGACAGACGAAACGAAGAGCTctcagttgatgatagttctgggagtTCGCTTCGGGAAATTCATggctttttctcttctccatgtaaaaaaaaaacttactcgaagaaggcgatggtcTGATCTCGTATAAAATTTTGGTagaacagcgacatccgtcaggcagaaccttttactgacgatgatgtggtcaatttcactACGTTACCCTCCATCGGGTGACTCcaacgtccagcgtagagaggaatGCTTCTGGAATTGTGGGTTCCCacggatggtcttagtcgtcatggtGAACTTGGAAAGTCTCTCTCCCTGCTCATTCCACTGAAGGCCGTGGGTTCCGATATGAAGTTCTcaaggcgttcttcttgggacaattttggcgttgaaatcaccaattatgaccttgaagaaggtatgatcttctccGTAGAACTTTTCTAGGTCCATATTaaaaacttcttcttcgtagcttaattttggagcgtaaacgatgAAGATTGTCAAGGCTagtgttgaaccacatctcATCCGTAAAGGTCCGATTCGggttgtaagttgttcgaaagtgggcgtcgcctcgtctcggttagtccgatgacgtcgtaattaaacttcctggcttgcatcatcagatcttcattGGGCGCATCCGATGCAAGAGTTCGGGCGTTATAAATACAGAtagtcatcctagtccttttccgtttcggtagcctacatgacccCTGCAACTCCGTCTTTCCTGGGGCTACCGTACCAAGCTTTCCTCTGGAATCAGGAGATTCTTTTCCATTACTCCgttttgcacaaaaatttaaaacctatGGCCAGGTTGCGAGCCTcaagtcccatgagttttgggagaacgttgcactctcccggagtggacaggcggagcttatttgttggaggcgaccccaaaccgcctcccttgtaCCTCCTAgtcaaggtcgcttttggtccgcgatcagccccctatccgccacctggggacgcgccacgtagcctcgcgactaaccggctatGTTCCCTCTAATGAGGGGGATCCggaatatatatttattatatattcctTTATACACACACTTACTATAGTTATAGGGATGGAGCTAATGACGCCGACATCGTACAATCAACAGTACAGATATGGATATGAACAAACTCCTTATTCACTAGCAAACGGAGCAGATTTATTTCTCATAATTTATTGCGCTCATGTACTATTGTGATGACTACTGCTGGatttttctatgaatatgCTTTTTCGAGCGCAAAAAGAACCCGTTCGTTTTTGTTACAacgaaaatataaatacatcCCAACAAGATGTAAAggcaaataaaaacagaatcaTAATTAAAATGGACTCATAGTTAAAGAGGTCAACATAATGGTGTAGTTATTATAAGGTTGATATTGATTAGCATGTCACTAATATTTCGCCACTATTTTCTCAGGAAATAATTTGTCTGTTTTCAGAAACACGTCGACATAAAAAGGCTAAAAGAAAAGACTATaagcagggtcaagcgtgtgataGGATTTTCCCATCGGAGGTCGTAAAGGGAGGGGGTTGCAAAGGAgggggagaggggggggggaagtCGTAAGAAAGATGATCGTAAATGAGTGAGCAGTGGAGCAGCAGGTGAATGGAACATAGCACGATTATAACGacaaaatactaaataatacTAATCAATTAGATGCGTTGCAAAGTATTATATTAaactaagaaatattttaattacaATACACtacaaataatacaatactaaaataatttaatgcactaaaaatattacattacaAAATTTCAGAGATAAGATAGTTACATGGAAACGGAGGTCTTGCGCACATCTTAGCACTGACGCTGACTGAAGAATTAATCTTGAGTTAGTTTAAACGTGTTTCAGGAGGTATAAAAAATTGGGACGAacctttctgaaattttttacaTTCGGAAGCCAATATTGTTGAAGAATTTCGGGCTCtactgaaagaaagaagaacagtGTGTGAACCTAACTTAATTCTATGTCTTTAAAATCAACTCATTTAATTCTTGCATGAAGCATTGATAAAAGCATTGATTTTTTATGATAAAAACcactggaaaaaatgaagacgcAAGATGACAATATGTAGCGTAAGGAATAATTTATTGCTCAAGCTGCTAAGACGATAGCGGCAACAACGATACATTGGTGAGCCGCCAACCGTTAGGCATTCATGCATCTTTGTCTTCTAACCAGGTATTGATTTATTCTGAGATTGAGACGATCGAGCATTGAGTAAATAAGCAGTAAGTACATAGACATTGCGAAActggacaaaaaaaaggatgagatGCGTAAATCGACTTCGAGATGAACAGCGAataggaaaaacgaaaaaaggaatcaaTATTTTGTTCTGACAGTGCACAATTTGTTGACAATATGACAATTGACCTCGCAGGTTCTACACCGgctgaggcaaatttttgcgaaagagatggaaatttggaacaacttctaaaaaatgaagaatttagtTTTACACAGTTCACaacagtttaaaagtgaatttgacaaaatttaaagactcggaaaaaaagttcagatTTTGTGCGCACTGGTCTTGGAGAttgcgaataacttcgtcacaagaggactgaaaaaaattcaggtaGTTTCTAGGAGAAGAAGCTTCGCCCTAAAAATGATCattttcctgtattttttcacctcctagtctttctggaattttgatgggacagaGATGCGAAAATggcatttttcccatctctgtcccatcaaaaatttgaaaaagcgGCGAGGCCCTGGAGAACGAGTGACGCAGCATAcgatagagaaaatcctctCCTACAACTTACTGGGAGATGATTTGCTTCGCTCtgagcaaaaattgggattttggggatttttcccattctaaaaaaatggaacggcgtttaaaaaaatcatccatATATTCGGGTGGAGGTTCTAAGAAAACCCCTGCGTGCAGAATTTCCCCTTTAAAGACCGTCTAGTTCGCTCAAAATTTAGATaggacaaatccaaaaaaaagtcggaaaatttcaaacttcttcccatcaaaattccaaaaagaggagGTGGAAAATACAGCAAAGCAATCGTTTTTTGGGGCAAACCCTCTTCTCTTAAAAACCacctttactttttcttttggtcctcttatgacgaagttattcgcgatctcccagacctaacagtgtgcacagaatctgagcttttttggtcattaaagttctttaaatttacttttaaactgTTGTAAAtgcgtaaaattaaattctccattttttagtTGTTCCAAATTTCTATCTCTTTGCTAAAATTTGCCTCAGCCGGGAGTCGAACCTGAGGGCATGGAGAATGGTCGGTTTTCAACTGGCCATTATACCGTACTCGAATATGGCAAAGTGCCATAATCGCACAGGCGTAAGACAGAAGGTATCGGGAGGGTGGGGGTGGGGGGTCGTATTCGAAAGGGTCGTGTCCCAACACCACACTTGACCCTGCTATAAGTATGAATCCACGagtaagaagaaatagacaacAACAGACTCTAAAGAAGGATTGAATGCattaattattgaaattttccatttgatTCTAAAAATTTGTCATCACTTTATTCGTTTTAAACCAAACTCTGAACAACACTTTAATTCATCTCGCAAGTAATCTACTGAACTAAAATCCTACACTGTATTTGGCATGACTTCTCTTCCAGcgtgtatcgaaagcaaacgCGTACTTCATGAGAAAAGTGCTTTGCATTGTTACTTGGATCAGACATTAGAGATGTATGAAAAATTCTTCAGTATCCGGCACCAAACAGGAAATTGTCAACGTATAGAGTGTTTCGAATTTAAAACCTTACAGTGCCTTGCTAGAGACATACTCCCAATAAGAGTAAGAAATACGTTTCTTCAAGCAACACAATCTGAGCCATTCAGGAATTCAATGTGAAGAGGTGTAAAATCGAGCGGAAAATCGCTTGACGCTGTGCGTTTGCAAAACGATACTACTGCCACATTGTAAAGTTCAATGTTTGTTCATGGCATTTTAGGTGACTCCTAATAAAAACTTCAGGTCTGAAAACAAAGCCGCTACGGAAACGTCTAGAGCCAATCGATATCACCTTGGCTTCAAATTTGGATGAATAACTTATCTGAGAAGTGTATTACACGTTACCATTTTCATACCTGATAATCCCAAAGAATAATGAGAATACTATACTCTGCATTCAGGTGGCCAGTGGAATTCATCGCCTTCAAAAATGGAACATAGTCAAGTAGTTTGCCACCAATTAAAGGCAATATAACTGCAACCATTTGGATAAACTCCTAGATATTAGCTTCCCCGAAGAAATTAGGATAATTGCATCTGGTTACCTCGGCAAATTTGACTCAGATTTCCGACGGCATCAGCTAACCGAGGTTCGTCCCAgtatttcgaaatttccagctGTGCTAGGATGCTAATTCCACGGTCTGACAAATAGGTAGAAACATTGTACTGCCTGAAAGTCATGATATACAGATACTACCCTAGAATATGCACATTGAACTGTTAGCATATCTTGAACGAACAACACCGAATAATATGGGGATGAAATGAATGCAGGTTCCTACAGTAAAAGTAGTCCGTCGCTCCAGCGCGATTATTTGTGCAATTACACTGAGCAACATGCCGACTATGTTTGTGAACGAAGAACAAACGCACCTCGACTGAACATCGGAAGCCTCTGGATAGCAATCGAAGCAGTTGATAATGGCTatctaaatattaaaaaaaacacaaagtaGAGAAACGTATCCTCAGACAACTCCTTGTTTGTAAAGGGTTCTTATCTCATTGGACATGCAAGTAAGCCCCACTTCATGCGAAAGTTGGTTAGAGCGGTTCACCGCGCGGAACAAATGCTCTAAGGATAGAGATATACAAGTACATCTGTAGTGCATTAGTGTCTCCTACCCACTTCCCAAGAGCACGTCAATGCTCCTTTCATGTGTTTGACGCGACGCGATGAAAATATCGACCAGAGAGTACACTAAAAAACACTAGCGGAAAGTTTTGCGTTTGAATACACCAGTACGCAACCTCGTACAATTCGTAACATTCCGCAGATTAAAGCATCAAAATCCACATGGGATTCACTTTAAGTCGACGTGTGAAGGAtgcaaatttaaaggcataaccccacgaatctgaggtggtgcagatttcaaatgGACtattataagggatagtagattatggagaggagggtgattccgtccattttttcctaattgccgtaagaaacggctcggaagatgcggcgccgtacaaggctggcgcgctccagtcgatcTCCATgtgggaaatagcgcgccagaacgccccaAGCCGTATCTTATGGGCGTTTTTTTATGgttattaggaagaaatggacggaattaccccctttccataatctactatcccgtatacgaatactccacctgaaatccgtaccacctcagattcgtggagtgatgcctttaaacatagAGAAAAAACCGACTCCGGCTCACCTGATTCCAATCTGCAGCTTTGAGAGTGGCCAGAATATTTTCTCCAATGTTAAATGTAGATCTTGTCATCAtctatgaagaaaatattagaaatcAAGTTGATTTGAGCGAATTTGTGAGGAGTTTTACCTGAACTATATTACTAGTTTCATAATCTACAGCAACATCTGCCCATAAATTGAACTGAAGCAAGTCGAAGTCCACTGTTAATCCAGCAACTTTCGAGACATCTCCAacaatcaaataaaatgaaagcaaatcTCTTGTGTGAAAGAACCACCCACCACCGTAGCAGGTCGGTCCAAACACTGCTTGAGTATTGTCTTGATAGTAATTCTGTGATAGAATTGCGAGTGAAGACATGGACTCGATTCCAGACGTGCATTTACTGTTATCCACAAGAATTCTGAAGTAAATATTGTGCTGGTGAAgtcaagaaaaacattttccacAATGTTTCAACGTCTTTCCTAGAGTAAGCTCATAGCCTTTAGTATGTTTGCAGCATCCAAAAGTAAAATTCGGAAACACAAATGAGTAGTCGTACTTACGCACGACGAAAATTAAATCCAACTTTAAGATTCATTGTTCAAGAAAGTATTAGTTACTGCCGGCAAACTCCGCACGTTAACTTCCCATGAAAAACACTAGGCTTAACTTTGAAGAGGGTTTGACTTCCTTTTGAAGAGAGAGTTTGACTTCCCTTTCTGCCTCTAGAATTGATTAAATGGTAGCAGAAAACTCATCttccgaagaaaaatcttggaaGCGAGTTCAAAGACACCAAAAACAGTCTATTGAAAGTATTTACGAGTTAAAACTTCAAGTAAAGTCTGAAAACGCTACCTAGGTCTTGTCATGGACCACACTGCCTTTCTTTCGTACATTTTTGATTATCTCGTACTAATGTTAAGCAGCATAATCTAGgatgttttgtagaaaaactACTTTCTCTAATTAGAAAGAGATACTGGAGAAGAGTCCTTACTTTCATTTAAGAAAGTCCCaccaattttttctattgtgtttcttctgtttcttctATTGAATTGTGTTTCTTTAGCTTCAATATTCTTGTCATATATTAACGTGATTTAAGTCCCGATTATCATGCAGCGCACATTCTCTAACCGGAAGCAAGGAAAGCAATAGAATTACATGCTGGAATGTAAAGACACCGtgagaaaagagaataagGTTAAGAAGatagaatgaaaaaacagaaacaaaaactacgATGCATGTAAGAACACTGATAcacacgaaaatgaaacaaacatgaatgaagtaaACGTATGGTACAAGGGATTAAACATGCtgcatgaacaaaaaaagaaaacaaaaggttGGAACCAAACCCTTTTCTGAGGAAACAAAAGGAGTAAAATAGACATAAAGACAGAAATGGTTCAAAAATACAACTTCGAAAGACAGAGAAACAAGACAGAATAATCACAACAAACAAGACAAGGGATTAAGACGAAACAATAAGATAGGGAAACAATAAAAGTAGAAACGAGAAACAAGACAAGTAGAACAGAGATAATGCAGAAGACGAAgggaaataaaatacaaattaaaCAAGGAGAGCAATGCTAAATGCTAGCTAGCAAATGGAAAACCcaaaagaaaactggacagagGAAGGGAAAAAGATGTTAGCCAACCAGTTAGCCGATGTAATCGTTGTCAGATGcaagataaagataaaaaggCCTAAAGTTCAGTTCCATCCCTTACTCAGTTTGAAAATTGGGAGAccatacttcctttctttcttgggtTACGGTTTGTTGTGATACTGTCTTCGTTTTTATGATATTAAGAGTTCGTGAAGCACCGCAAAGCACTCGTCTTGTAGCTTTTCTAAGTCTAATCTTCCGATAGAACAGAGGAAGTAGCTACTCATGATACCATTTTAAATTTCCCGGCGCGTTAGCATTGGTTAAAGGAGCGGAGCAACCAAATgtacagttgggtcaaaacgacatgaaacaccgacagttgcgtaagagggTGCACTAGAAGTGGCGCGCTGGAGCGCAGCGTTTgggatcgaggtaggaccatggcgaactgtaGAGATGAGTGGCGGTAGCAGGCATCctcacacgatcccaaccgctgcgctccaccgctccgcttcgagcgcacctgCTTACGCCAACTGtcggtgcttcatgtcgttttgacccaactgtaaGTTTAGATATGAGTCTTTAGTGTATACGCGTACgcgttcgatttcaattcagaatcttttgaagtttatgaacgtgcATGCAGCGTCACAATGACTTACAGTGGCTAGACGACAAATTTATACCCCGCAGGGTTGAAAGATTTGGGGCTTCTTTGGACCAACGACCGATCGTGCATTCACAGTGGAACCTTTTACCTATCGCTCACACTCCCCTGACAAGGGAAATAAATGTAGGTTGACTTCACATACTATCGATCCTTAGACGCTAGGCTTAGAGAGTTTCAGCGTTTCTTTCATGCCAATCTATCACTATAACGAAGACAGTTGAATGACCAACTAAAGTTGCTATATGCTACGTAGCATTAGAAAGGTTAGTATATGACGGATGATTCCGATAACATCTAATAGTGATACCTCGTCAGGTCGTACTCGCTAGCTTTCGCAAGAACAAATGAAGTGTTTGTACAACATCGAATCATTAGTGATTGCACTCAGTAAGAtgaaaaaagtccaaaaagaTCACCGGAAGGAAAATTCGGGAGCGATGGACGGATTGGAGTTAGCAATGTCACGACGAGCATTGTCGAGCACCGATTGCGCGTACAGATGATCTGGATCAATTAGTAATGTCACTTTGATCTCGATTGTTTTTGCTAGAGTGCTTGCAGTGAATAGGATTGTTAGCAGATGAAGAGACCGTTTTTGGATCGCTGAGGACTTCTCCATGGAGCTTGACACCCGGGCATGCGCTGAGGTAGCGGACGGAATGTGAAGGCAAAGAGAAGGCACAGATAACCCTCAGCTCTATATACAATACTAATGAGCATCCTTTCACGCATTGACTAGCCTCTTATCTCCTCGTGTATAGTTGTTCCTCGCAATGACAGCTTGCTCATGTGATGATGGTGGCCATGACAaccttggattttttttttaaaaacaatacGTACGTAGCTATGTATGCATCAAGCAGTCGTTTGACAAACATACGAATTCAGGTCGCACCTATTATAAGCAGTTGTATGTTTAGGCATTTTAGTACAAGCAACAAAAAACTGCCAGCCACTTAGTAGACCCAAACAAACTTGAATATTGCATCAagcaaaaacttcttttttttcaagcaaaaacgCTTCTTTGGAAATGCAAAGCATGAGTGCAGTATTCTTGACCAgacaaattttctaaaacgttTTCGATGTGGGACTCTCACCTagcgctctctctctctctctctctatatatatatatatatatatatatatatatatatatatatatatatatatatatatatatatatatatgtttggTCTTTTAGGTTTCTTTTCCGGTATTTTTATTATAGATGCTGTATTTCCTTTTGTTATGTAGATCTATACTGTATCTGTATTGTTCTTAAGTTAtcgtattgtttttgttcgtgTGTATAGTTTCatattaatgttctttttcgtTTGAAAGGAAGGGAGGATAggtgaaacaacaaaaaaagaacattaacatgGAA is a window encoding:
- a CDS encoding hypothetical protein (NECATOR_CHRX.G21247.T4), which encodes MPGCQAPWRSPQRSKNDHLYAQSVLDNARRDIANSNPSIAPEFSFRILVDNSKCTSGIESMSSLAILSQNYYQDNTQAVFGPTCYGDVSKVAGLTVDFDLLQFNLWADVAVDYETSNIVQMMTRSTFNIGENILATLKAADWNQIAIINCFDCYPEASDVQSRQYNVSTYLSDRGISILAQLEISKYWDEPRLADAVGNLSQICRVILPLIGGKLLDYVPFLKAMNSTGHLNAEYSILIILWDYQIDRGLYPWEGNPTMLTLFNRTYVLENDAFDKSRVQQFVYQNNVGSSANLLQTLELYESLFVYANILHTKYESDHSGQYNATTLRNLITFIQGGPFGVIFFSNNTQRIAPFSLAYINDSGYNFITKLDVDRDYASGKEDHCLNLNLTGTNLHLREDIPACGFKGEMCDQTGTVCVIFIMIAAVALCIGIFFSFRKIKHIESMQMPWAIAYSTLKFIDLDISAHGSQQLSILSLNEHMETKVGNRLFV
- a CDS encoding hypothetical protein (NECATOR_CHRX.G21247.T3); translation: MPGCQAPWRSPQRSKNDHLYAQSVLDNARRDIANSNPSIAPEFSFRILVDNSKCTSGIESMSSLAILSQNYYQDNTQAVFGPTCYGDVSKVAGLTVDFDLLQFNLWADVAVDYETSNIVQMMTRSTFNIGENILATLKAADWNQIAIINCFDCYPEASDVQSRQYNVSTYLSDRGISILAQLEISKYWDEPRLADAVGNLSQICRVILPLIGGKLLDYVPFLKAMNSTGHLNAEYSILIILWDYQIDRGLYPWEGNPTMLTLFNRTYVLENDAFDKSRVQQFVYQNNVGSSANLLQTLELYESLFVYANILHTKYESDHSGQYNATTLRNLITFIQGPFGVIFFSNNTQRIAPFSLAYINDSGYNFITKLDVDRDYASGKEDHCLNLNLTGTNLHLREDIPACGFKGEMCDQTGTVCVIFIMIAAVALCIGIFFSFRKIKHIESMQMPWAIAYSTLKFIDLDISAHGSQQLSILSLNEHMETKVGNRLFV
- a CDS encoding hypothetical protein (NECATOR_CHRX.G21247.T1), producing the protein MMRTTANAVKMKTTYYTTEGKILVDNSKCTSGIESMSSLAILSQNYYQDNTQAVFGPTCYGDVSKVAGLTVDFDLLQFNLWADVAVDYETSNIVQMMTRSTFNIGENILATLKAADWNQIAIINCFDCYPEASDVQSRQYNVSTYLSDRGISILAQLEISKYWDEPRLADAVGNLSQICRVILPLIGGKLLDYVPFLKAMNSTGHLNAEYSILIILWDYQIDRGLYPWEGNPTMLTLFNRTYVLENDAFDKSRVQQFVYQNNVGSSANLLQTLELYESLFVYANILHTKYESDHSGQYNATTLRNLITFIQGPFGVIFFSNNTQRIAPFSLAYINDSGYNFITKLDVDRDYASGKEDHCLNLNLTGTNLHLREDIPACGFKGEMCDQTGTVCVIFIMIAAVALCIGIFFSFRKIKHIESMQMPWAIAYSTLKFIDLDISAHGSQQLSILSLNEHMETKDFVKKSDHRVGGLPVVRLISRGTQSLTALVQRLSSKRITCPAHLILLSLANAAASLIFDR